A genome region from Anastrepha obliqua isolate idAnaObli1 chromosome 4, idAnaObli1_1.0, whole genome shotgun sequence includes the following:
- the LOC129245296 gene encoding histone-lysine N-methyltransferase MECOM isoform X1 encodes MQRVNKKKVVNMSSELIEDGGAIDTGSDEVLLTNGANETDEGVAEYLEEVEHDPMAAGKQEIPAKRGRKPRRPVEAEEVEEENIEALDDDDVAEVIEDVLEDEDEEDVKPVIEKPVLRKPTQLPKKRKDVTVKANSSRNNNYVDDDEKPTSTAREAARMENQVDENQCRVCTSKESLISLFKTINKQTIADKLMLICPTVSIAPKDFMPQFICNPCLDNATIALQLKTQCETTERELRKKLSRSKNKVRRPAGYVVIDAALESDPSDEEPNDDVEFKVSDEGGITAEDDSDDSDFGAIKKKRSPRATGGRRGRRRSAAVTPAPPKVKEKKRMGRPPAKRRLPTPPPMKEESSDEAEEESPKKQIKKKKIKSTPPAEEQEEKPTEFPCDECEQVFTRKLSLILHKKAHSQREPLKCEICGQIFKIQGAYRKHVQKHNEEPTGFECNKCEYTGTSKAELRRHLVDEHDEQGVLYQCEKCKRKFVSEARLEKHKEGRCPGQERAPKLRQDVENYTVGKDLFKSVAPLTTTYWSDSFSD; translated from the exons ATGCAAAGAGTGAACAAAAAGAAAGTGGTGAACATGAGTAGCGAATTAATTGAGGATGGTGGTGCTATCGATACCGGTAGCGATGAGGTGTTGCTAACGAATGGTGCAAACGAGACAGACGAAGGAGTTGCCGAGTACTTGGAAGAGGTAGAG CACGACCCCATGGCTGCTGGTAAACAGGAAATCCCTGCAAAGCGTGGCCGTAAACCACGCCGGCCGGTAGAAGccgaagaagtagaagaagagAATATCGAAGCGCTTGATGATGACGATGTTGCTGAAGTTATTGAGGATGTATTGGAGGACGAGGATGAAGAAGATGTGAAACCCGTAATTGAGAAGCCGGTTTTGCGCAAACCAACACAATTGCCCAAGAAACGCAAAGATGTTACAGTTAAAGCAAATTCGAGTCGAAATAACAACTATGTGGACGATGACGAGAAACCCACTAGCACGGCACGCGAAGCCGCTCGAATGGAAAACCAAGTGGATGAGAATCAGTGTCGCGTTTGCACCAGCAAGGAATCGCTTATTAGTCTCTTCAAGACTATCAACAAACAGACGATTGCTGATAAGTTAATGCTGATCTGTCCAACTGTATCCATTGCACCGAAAGATTTTATGCCGCAATTCATTTGCAATCCATGTTTGGACAATGCAACCATTGCCTTACAACTTAAAACTCAATGTGAAACCACTGAGCGTGAATTGCGCAAGAAGTTGTCGCGCAGTAAGAATAAAGTGCGACGACCGGCTGGTTATGTGGTCATAGACGCAGCATTGGAATCGGATCCCTCCGATGAAGAACCTAATGACGATGTCGAATTCAAAGTGTCCGACGAGGGCGGAATAACAGCAGAAGATGATTCAGATGATTCCGATTTTGGCGCCATCAAAAAGAAGCGTTCGCCGCGTGCCACTGGCGGCAGACGAGGAAGACGTAGATCAGCCGCTGTCACGCCGGCGCCGCCAAAAGTCAAAGAGAAGAAACGTATGGGACGTCCGCCAGCAAAACGACGCCTACCAACTCCGCCTCCAATGAAGGAAGAGAGTAGTGACGAAGCCGAGGAGGAGTCCCCCAAGAAAcagataaagaaaaagaagatcaAGAGCACACCACCAGCTGAGGAGCAAGAAGAAAAGCCCACTGAATTTCCATGCGACGAATGTGAACAAGTTTTTACGCGCAAACTATCATTGATACTACACAAAAAGGCGCACTCACAACGAGAGCCGCTCAAATGTGAAATATGTGGGCAGATATTCAAAATACAGGGCGCTTATCGTAAACATGTGCAAAAACACAACGAAGAGCCGACCGGCTTTGAGTGTAACAAATGCGAATATACGGGCACTAGTAAGGCGGAGTTACGTCGCCACTTGGTGGATGAACATGACGAGCAAGGTGTGCTGTATCAATGCGAGAAATGTAAGCGAAAATTTGTGTCGGAGGCACGGTTGGAAAAGCACAAGGAAGGACGTTGCCCGGGTCAAGAACGCGCTCCGAAATTGCGGCAAGATGTGGAAAATTATACTGTGGGAAAGGATCTATTCAAATCGGTGGCACCGCTCACTACTACCTACTGGAGTGACAGCTTCTCCGACTAA
- the LOC129245296 gene encoding histone-lysine N-methyltransferase MECOM isoform X2, with product MQRVNKKKVVNMSSELIEDGGAIDTGSDEVLLTNGANETDEGVAEYLEEHDPMAAGKQEIPAKRGRKPRRPVEAEEVEEENIEALDDDDVAEVIEDVLEDEDEEDVKPVIEKPVLRKPTQLPKKRKDVTVKANSSRNNNYVDDDEKPTSTAREAARMENQVDENQCRVCTSKESLISLFKTINKQTIADKLMLICPTVSIAPKDFMPQFICNPCLDNATIALQLKTQCETTERELRKKLSRSKNKVRRPAGYVVIDAALESDPSDEEPNDDVEFKVSDEGGITAEDDSDDSDFGAIKKKRSPRATGGRRGRRRSAAVTPAPPKVKEKKRMGRPPAKRRLPTPPPMKEESSDEAEEESPKKQIKKKKIKSTPPAEEQEEKPTEFPCDECEQVFTRKLSLILHKKAHSQREPLKCEICGQIFKIQGAYRKHVQKHNEEPTGFECNKCEYTGTSKAELRRHLVDEHDEQGVLYQCEKCKRKFVSEARLEKHKEGRCPGQERAPKLRQDVENYTVGKDLFKSVAPLTTTYWSDSFSD from the exons ATGCAAAGAGTGAACAAAAAGAAAGTGGTGAACATGAGTAGCGAATTAATTGAGGATGGTGGTGCTATCGATACCGGTAGCGATGAGGTGTTGCTAACGAATGGTGCAAACGAGACAGACGAAGGAGTTGCCGAGTACTTGGAAGAG CACGACCCCATGGCTGCTGGTAAACAGGAAATCCCTGCAAAGCGTGGCCGTAAACCACGCCGGCCGGTAGAAGccgaagaagtagaagaagagAATATCGAAGCGCTTGATGATGACGATGTTGCTGAAGTTATTGAGGATGTATTGGAGGACGAGGATGAAGAAGATGTGAAACCCGTAATTGAGAAGCCGGTTTTGCGCAAACCAACACAATTGCCCAAGAAACGCAAAGATGTTACAGTTAAAGCAAATTCGAGTCGAAATAACAACTATGTGGACGATGACGAGAAACCCACTAGCACGGCACGCGAAGCCGCTCGAATGGAAAACCAAGTGGATGAGAATCAGTGTCGCGTTTGCACCAGCAAGGAATCGCTTATTAGTCTCTTCAAGACTATCAACAAACAGACGATTGCTGATAAGTTAATGCTGATCTGTCCAACTGTATCCATTGCACCGAAAGATTTTATGCCGCAATTCATTTGCAATCCATGTTTGGACAATGCAACCATTGCCTTACAACTTAAAACTCAATGTGAAACCACTGAGCGTGAATTGCGCAAGAAGTTGTCGCGCAGTAAGAATAAAGTGCGACGACCGGCTGGTTATGTGGTCATAGACGCAGCATTGGAATCGGATCCCTCCGATGAAGAACCTAATGACGATGTCGAATTCAAAGTGTCCGACGAGGGCGGAATAACAGCAGAAGATGATTCAGATGATTCCGATTTTGGCGCCATCAAAAAGAAGCGTTCGCCGCGTGCCACTGGCGGCAGACGAGGAAGACGTAGATCAGCCGCTGTCACGCCGGCGCCGCCAAAAGTCAAAGAGAAGAAACGTATGGGACGTCCGCCAGCAAAACGACGCCTACCAACTCCGCCTCCAATGAAGGAAGAGAGTAGTGACGAAGCCGAGGAGGAGTCCCCCAAGAAAcagataaagaaaaagaagatcaAGAGCACACCACCAGCTGAGGAGCAAGAAGAAAAGCCCACTGAATTTCCATGCGACGAATGTGAACAAGTTTTTACGCGCAAACTATCATTGATACTACACAAAAAGGCGCACTCACAACGAGAGCCGCTCAAATGTGAAATATGTGGGCAGATATTCAAAATACAGGGCGCTTATCGTAAACATGTGCAAAAACACAACGAAGAGCCGACCGGCTTTGAGTGTAACAAATGCGAATATACGGGCACTAGTAAGGCGGAGTTACGTCGCCACTTGGTGGATGAACATGACGAGCAAGGTGTGCTGTATCAATGCGAGAAATGTAAGCGAAAATTTGTGTCGGAGGCACGGTTGGAAAAGCACAAGGAAGGACGTTGCCCGGGTCAAGAACGCGCTCCGAAATTGCGGCAAGATGTGGAAAATTATACTGTGGGAAAGGATCTATTCAAATCGGTGGCACCGCTCACTACTACCTACTGGAGTGACAGCTTCTCCGACTAA